The Betta splendens chromosome 4, fBetSpl5.4, whole genome shotgun sequence genome contains a region encoding:
- the timm44 gene encoding mitochondrial import inner membrane translocase subunit TIM44 has translation MAAPLFQCYQAYLRRVCLAFPSSFLLLHNRPNVRRIRGFVSSSHRIYYVPRSPSLQVRYMSGEKGGGRKGFLGEFLDSLKQELNKNKEMKESIKKFREEAKKLEESDALKHARRKYKTIESETVRTSEVLKKTIGNISETVKEGIEEVSRTDIGKKIKEGMEEAAKTAKTSAESVSKSGEKLGKTGAFRAISQGMESVKKEIGDLGHMGPYRPPAKLRKRSEFSSKGAGEENKVFEANKEAMGVVLHKDSKWYQQWKDFKDNNVVFNRFFEMKMKYDESDNAFIRASRAVTDRMTDIIGGLFSKTEMSEVLTEILKVDPSFDKDSFLKQCKQDIIPNILEAMIRGELDVLKDWCYEATYSQLAHPIQQAKAMGLKFHSKILDIDNIDLAMGKMMDQGPVLIITFQAQLVMVIRNTNGDVVEGDPDKVLRMMYVWALCRDQEELNPNAAWRLLDISASSTEQIL, from the exons ATGGCGGCCCCCTTGTTTCAGTGTTATCAG GCATATCTAAGAAGGGTCTGTTTAGCATTCCCTTCGtctttcctgctgcttcacaaCAGACCCAACGTCCGCAGGATACGTGGGTTCGTCTCAAGCTCCCATCGG ATTTACTATGTGCCCCGGTCACCCTCTCTGCAGGTAAGGTACATGTCAGGGGAAAAGGGTGGCGGCAGGAAAGGTTTCCTGGGGGAGTTTCTGGACAGCCTGAAGCAAGAACTTAACAAGaacaaggaaatgaaagaaagtATCAAGAAGTTTCGTGAAGAGGCCAAAAAACTGGAGGAGTCAGACGCATTGAAACACGCTCGAAGGAAATAT AAAACTATTGAGTCTGAAACAGTGAGAACATCTGAGGTCCTAAAGAAAACAATAGGTAATATCTCAGAGACAGTAAAAGAG gGGATAGAAGAGGTCAGCCGAACCGATATTGGGAAGAAAATCAAAGAGGGAATGGAGGAAGCGGCCAAAACAGCCAAGACTTCTGCAGAAAGTGTCTCTAAGAGTGGGGAGAAGCTGGGGAAGACTGGCGCGTTCAGGGCAATATCTCAG GGCATGGAGAGTGTGAAAAAAGAGATTGGTGACCTTGGTCACATGGGCCCTTATCGACCTCCTGCCAAACTTAGAAAGAGGAGTGAGTTTTCCTCCAAGGGGGCCGGTGAGGAGAACAAGGTCTTTGAAGCCAACAA AGAAGCCATGGGTGTGGTGCTCCACAAAGACTCAAAATGGTACCAACAGTGGAAGGACTTTAAAGATAATAACGTTGTCTTCAACA GGTTTTTTGAGATGAAGATGAAATATGATGAGAGTGACAACGCCTTCATCAGAGCGTCCCGTGCTGTCACTGATAGGATGACTGACATCATAG GTGGGCTGTTTTCTAAGACAGAGATGTCTGAGGTGCTAACAGAAATTCTGAAGGTGGATCCATCCTTTGACAAAGATTCCTTCCTCAAACAGTGTAAACAAGATATCATTCCCAATATACTGGAG GCAATGATCAGGGGAGAGCTGGACGTACTGAAGGACTGGTGTTATGAAGCG ACATACAGCCAGCTCGCACACCCAATTCAGCAAGCCAAGGCCATGGGACTCAAGTTTCACTCTAAGATCCTGGACATAGACAATATTGAT CTGGCGATGGGGAAGATGATGGACCAGGGTCCAGTGCTGATTATCACCTTCCAGGCTCAGTTAGTTATGGTGATTAGAAACACCAATGGAGATGTTGTCGAGGGAGACCCT GACAAAGTGCTCAGGATGATGTACGTGTGGGCTCTGTGTCGAGATCAGGAGGAGCTTAATCCAAATGCTGCCTGGAGACTACTTGACATCTCTGCCTCTAGCACCGAACAGATCCTATAA
- the LOC114854472 gene encoding cortexin-1-like isoform X2 encodes MTTSPKSVCKPCLRAPWRMNDVSTNDYVVLLSPASSSLPGSPGGGSSSPPLSLVVVDTEQRTALAFVGLLMLFLVFLLVRCFRILLDPYSRMPASSWTDHKEGLERGQFDYALV; translated from the exons ATGACGACGTCTCCAAAG TCCGTGTGCAAGCCCTGCCTTCGGGCCCCGTGGAGGATGAACGATGTGTCCACAAATGACTACGTAGTGCTGCTGTCTCCGGCCAGCTCCTCCCTCCCCGGCAGCCctggcggcggcagcagcagcccccctctgtccctggtggtggtggacacCGAGCAGCGCACTGCACTGGCCTTCGTGGGCCTCCTCATGCTGTTCCTGGTCTTCCTGCTGGTCAGGTGCTTCAGGATCCTGCTGGACCCCTACAGTCGCATGCCCGCATCATCCTGGACTGACCACAAGGAGGGGCTGGAGAGGGGTCAGTTTGATTATGCACTGGTGTAg
- the LOC114854472 gene encoding cortexin-1-like isoform X1: MNTFPSFSAPPPNTPTIQSVCKPCLRAPWRMNDVSTNDYVVLLSPASSSLPGSPGGGSSSPPLSLVVVDTEQRTALAFVGLLMLFLVFLLVRCFRILLDPYSRMPASSWTDHKEGLERGQFDYALV; this comes from the coding sequence ATGAACACCTTCCCGTCCTTCTCCGCGCCTCCCCCCAACACACCCACCATCCAGTCCGTGTGCAAGCCCTGCCTTCGGGCCCCGTGGAGGATGAACGATGTGTCCACAAATGACTACGTAGTGCTGCTGTCTCCGGCCAGCTCCTCCCTCCCCGGCAGCCctggcggcggcagcagcagcccccctctgtccctggtggtggtggacacCGAGCAGCGCACTGCACTGGCCTTCGTGGGCCTCCTCATGCTGTTCCTGGTCTTCCTGCTGGTCAGGTGCTTCAGGATCCTGCTGGACCCCTACAGTCGCATGCCCGCATCATCCTGGACTGACCACAAGGAGGGGCTGGAGAGGGGTCAGTTTGATTATGCACTGGTGTAg